The sequence ACCATTAATCCGCCCCTGGGCCAGGACGGCAAACCCATTAGCCCGGATATGCTGGCCGCCGTGTTTCCCATGAATCTGATCGAACAGGAAATGTCCCAAGAGCGCTGGATCGATATCCCCGAGGGGATTCTTGATCTACTTTATCGGTGGCGGCCCTCTCCCTTGCACCGGGCGACACATCTGGAAAAAGCGCTGGGTACACCGGACATTCCGCGCATATGAAAAATGATTTTAGAAATATTTACGGTGCGACCAAAAACAATAAATAATTTTTAAAAAAGAGTAGACAGTCATACAAAAATAGTCAATAATAATCTGAAATTTTATTTGAAGAATAAAGATAGGACCAGATTATGGACACAAAACTTAAGCAGGTAGATGTTCTACCGTTGGTTAAATATTATATAAAGGAATTGGGATTACACGATCTTTTTGATAAATATGTGCCCAATAATAGGAATTTTGAAATCAAGCCTGCACAAGTTCTCTGTATGATGATAATGAATATTTTAGTATCAGCTAAACCACTGTATAAAGTAGATGAGTGGTTGCTTGATTATTTAGATGGCAAGGCGGAACATATTGATAATGCCGCAAAATATAACGATGACCGCTTGGCCCGTTGCCTTGATGAGCTCTTTTATGCAGATCGTAATAGCTTAATGGCTGAGGCATCTGTCGCTGCCATTATAGTCCATGAATTAGTAATGAAGCGGATTCATAACGATTCTACCACAGTGAGTTTTGCTGGAGCATATATTCGTCAAAATCCAGATGCAATTCAAATTAAATTTGGCCATAACAAAGATCATCGACCTGATTACAAGCAGATTGTATTTGGGTTGAATATCACAGAGGATGGTCATGTTCCGATCTCGTACCAAGTTTTTAACGGTAATCAGGCAGATGTGAACACTCACATACCTAACTGGGAAAACCTCCGGGAATTTCTGGCAACCGAGGATTTTGTTTACACAGCAGATTCAAAATTATGCAGTGAAGAGAATCTGTGGTACATCGAAAAAAATGACGGGCAATTTATCACAATCATGCCGCGGAATCGAAAAGAAGCAAGTTCATTCCGAGAACGTCTTCAGAAAGGAGAAACGATTGATTGGCAGCCTGCGTATGCTACAGAACACAGCCGTAAAAAAGGGCATTTGATAACTTACCAGACCTATGATGAAGAGAGGAGTTGGGAAGGGTATCGTATAGTCTGGATACACTCCAGCAGCAAAGAAAACCAAGACCGAAACACTCGGGAAAGACAAATATCCAAAGCAGAAGAAAACTTAGAGCAATTGTTGCCAAAACTTAATGAATATTACCTGAAGAGCAAGGAACAAATCGAAAAAGCAATAAGCGAGGCCCGCAAGGGAGTTGCTGACTTTGTAGATGTTGAAATATTAGAAAACAAAACAACACAAAAAGTGAAAGTAGGTCCTGGTCGACCGGGACCAAACAGTAAATATGAAGACAAGGAACTGATTACATATCATATTCAGTGGTGTCGTAATGAAACCACCATAGAGCAGGCATCAAAAACCGATGGAATTTTTCCATTGATCACGAATACAACTTTACCGGCCGCAGATGTCCTTAAGACGTATAAAAAACAACCTTTTTTGGAGAAGCGTTTTTACACAAAAAAGTCGGTCCTTGAAGTCGCCCCTGTGTTTTTGGAAAAAAATCGAAGAATTGAGGCGATGATGTTTCTCTATTTCATTTCATTGATGATTGTCAGTTTGATTGAAAGAAATATTCGCAGACAAATGGTAGAGGAACACATTGAAGAGCTTCCTATATTGCCGGCAAGGATGAAAACAAAGAAACCAACTTGGAATAATATTCGTTATTTCTTTCGGAACGTTCATTTAGCCTTAATTATCGATGGTGACAGAGTTTTGCAATCCACGGTAAAGGGGGTAACCGAATTACATTATCGGTTGTTAAAATTACTGAAAGTGCCACCCAGCGCATATGACAATTTGCAAGATGGCTGGTGGAATTTTGAATTTCAATAATGTTCAGAGAAACGTGAACAGTTACACAAAACGAAAAACGTCAAAAATAATATTAGAAAAATTACAACCAAAGGGCGCGAAACGTCCAGTACACCGGCAAAGATTTTTTATAAAAATGAAAGTGTTTCTCCGGCCGGCAGCCATAAACCCAATACTGCCGTGGCCCAGGCCTGGTATAATAAGGAGTTCGGCATCAAGCGTTTGACCACGGAGACCGGTGCCGGCCAGTGGGGTTCTGCCCTGTCCTATTCCTGCGCTCTCTTAGGCATGGAATGCAAAGTGTTCATGGTCAGAATCAGTTTTGACCAAAAGCCGTTCAGAAAGGTACTCATGCAGACCTGGGGCGGAGAATGTATTGCAAGTCCGTCAAATGAAACCCAGGTAGGCCGGGATATTCTAGCAGAAATGCCGGATACGCCGGGATCCCTTGGCATTGCCATTTCAGAGGCCATTGAAGCTGCCGTCAGTGATGAAACCGGCAAGACCCGGTACGCTTTAGGATCCGTGCTCAACCATGTCATGCTGCACCAGACCATTATCGGACTGGAAGCAAAAAAACAGCTGGACAAGTTCGGAATAAAAAAGGTGGACACCGTAATCGGCTGTGCCGGCGGTGGTTCCAATTTTGCGGGTCTGGCCTTCCCCTTTGTCCTGGATAAAATCAACGGGGCAGATATTGAAATCATTCCTGTGGAGCCAGCCTCCTGCCCAACCCTGACGGCGACTCCGTTTTCTTATGATTTCGGGGATGTGGCCCAGATGACCCCCATGCTGCCCATGCACTCTTTAGGGCATAAATTCATCCCGGCCCCCATCCATGCCGGAGGGTTAAGATACCACGGCATGGCACCCCTGGTCTCCCATGCCGTTGAAGCCGGACTGATGAGCCCCATGGCCATCAAGCAGCTGGAATGTTATGAGGCAGGCCTGATGTTTGCCCGCACCGAAGGCCTGGTTGTGGCCCCTGAAACCTGTCATGCCGTGGCCTGTGCCATCCGCTCTGCAAAAGAGGCCAAAGAAGAAGGAAAGGAGAAAACCATTATATTCAACCTGTCAGGCCACGGGCTCATGGATCTGGCCGGATATGAAAAATTCATGGCAGGGGAGCTCCAGGATATTGTCATGTCTGCCCAGGATGTGAAAGAATCCGTAGGGATCAGCATTGCCGGAAATCCGGTACCAAAAATTTAATTTTGCGGTACAAGGTTAATCTCCAATTAAATTGAATTTACCAAAACCGTTCATCCCGAAATCGAAATCGGGACCTCAATCATTCTTTCTGCCACGTATTGTGTAGGGGCAGATTCAATATCTGCCCTATTCGGGGGCGGATATGGAATCCGCCCCTACAGTTGGACCAAACGATGATCAAGGCCACGATTTCGATTTCGACTGATCAGGAAGGATAATACTTTATTAAATTTAGAATTGCAGATCGGGGTAAATGCCGAAAAGGCAGGTAATTATTTCCCTTGTAATTTTCTTTATGGGAAGTTCCTGCCCCGTCAACTGTAACATTTCTAATTTTACGCATAGGCACACCTATCATAACACCTTGAAAAGAATACATAAAAACCCACACACAGATAGCCTGGCATGATGGTTGCTTTTTTGACAGTAAAACTTATGAAAAAGGCCAATAAATTAAAGGTGACTCATGTTATCCAATGTTTCAAACATCAATGCGTTCCTGACAGGAAGCTCTTCAGACACCCTCATGGGTGTAACCAGTAACAGCGCTGTTTCCACATACGATGGTTTTGCGGTATCTGCGTTTCAGGGGCAACTGGACAAAACCATGCAGCAGGCCCCAGGCATGGAAGGCACAAATGAAGTGCACACTGTTTTGAAAAACGCGGGGGAACAGAACACTGAAATGTCCACGGTGGAAAAATCGCATTTTGTTGTCCGAACGACTAGACAGAAGGTTTCAAACATTGAAGATACGCTGGAAAATGGCGGGGGCACTGAATTTCTCACGGAATTGAAAAGTCTGCTTTTATCCCTTTCCAATTGCGATCTGGACAATCTGTCCATGGATGAAGACGGACTTGAAGCCCTTGGTGATCTGCTTGTTCAGGCAGGTTTTGACCAGGCGTCTGTTGAGGAACTCATGTCGAATTTGACCCCTACCCTCGAAGAGGGGGACGGCCCGATATCCGTATCCGATTTCATGGATGAATTGTTTGAACTGCCCCTTGCCGAAGATGAGGATATCACCCAGGCAGAGGCGCTCATGCCCACCTCAGATCTGCCCTATATCAAATCCCTTCTATCAATGATGGGGGTGGATGAGCAGGAAATCACCTCTATCATGGATGAAGCGTCCGAAGGAACCCGGGGATTTGATTTTGATGCGTTTATTGAACAGCTTGAGCAGCTTTCGGGTGCGGCCGGAGAATCCGGCCTGACCTATCAGACAGATGGTAAGGACGACGCATATACCACCCTTTTAAAACAGCTTGACCTGGATTCTTTTATTGAAGAACCCGGCGAGACGTTGACCCTGACCACATTAATTGATGCTTTTGCCCAGAAGCTTGATTCCATAAAAGACAACCTGCCGGACCAGACTGAGCAATCCGTATCAGCAATGTTTACAACGGATTCGTTTGATGCACTTGCCACCCAGTCCGGCCGGCACGGATTGCTTAACCAGCTTTTTTCCGGACTGAATATTCAAGAACATAGTGAAGATACTATCAATTCTACCATAGCGCTTAGCGCAACTTCACATGCCATGGTCAAGGAAATTGAGGACCGGCTCCAGGTGCAGTTCATGGATCAGATCAACAGAGGGGACGTGAGTACAAAAACGGCTGATGATGCCTTGACGATTGGCAATACGGTATCCGCTGATCTTCAAACAGGGAAAGCCGATTCTGATGGTGCATTTAAGATAGCCGGCGGTTTTTCAGATACAAAGGAATCGACATCACAAATTTCCATCAAGGCAACCCAGGCCGATGCCGCTGCGTTGGACAAGGTAGCGTCCACGACCAATTTCCAGTCAGGGGACACAACGTCCAAAATTTCAGAAACCCAGACCCTTGTCTTTGGCATGGAAAAATCAGCCACAACGGCGACCATGGAGACTTCAAACGTGCAACGAAGCCAACAGGCCTTTTCCACACTGCCTGACTTTGTCACCCGGCAGGTGGGAAAAAGCATTGTCCGGTCCATCAACACCGGTGACGACACCATCCGGATGCAACTGAAACCCGCTGAGTTAGGCCGGGTGTACATGAGCATTGAGCATAATGGAAGCGCCATGAAAGTCAGCATAATTACTGAACACCAGTCAGCAAAAGATATGCTGGCAGCCAATGTGAATGACATCAAAACCATGCTCTCTTCTTCGGGTATCAGTCTTGAAAGCTTTGAAGTTGATATGAGCAGCGATTTCCAGCAATCCATGGCCGATGCCCGGGCCCAAGATCAGTCAAAGCAGTCAGCCGGAAAGAAGCAGGCAAAGCGTGGGTCCGGTGACGATGCCCAGGAAGACACGGCAGATAATTTATCGATTCAGGGCGCTGTTATAAATGACAGCGGGGCGTTGCACTTTGTTGCATAAAACGGCCTCGATCATCCTTTCGGCCACGTATCGGGTAGGGGCAGATTCCATATCTGCCCTGTTCGGGGGCGGATATGGAATCCGCCCCTACAGTTTGGACCAAACGATGATCAAGGCCCATAAAATTTGATCATCGAGTAAAAGCCTGCCTTTGCCATTGACCTGTCAAAACATTGACAGGTCAATGGCAAACGTGACGTTTAATATCTAATAAATAATTTTGCAAAAAAATCTTCTTTCCTATAATCTTTACCATAATTTTGTTTCCGCAATATTCAGATAAAAACCAACGCAGGTTGGCATAAAGTTTGCTGTCAATTGCTTGAAACCTGATTTATCAAAGGTATTCGCAATACAGCCTGCAAGGACCGGCTGGGCGAACGAACGACCAGACTATTTTGGGAGGTGTTGTGGCTGAAGATCTGCTGGAAGACATTGAAGGGAATGAACTGACCGAATCCATAGACCATGGTGGCGGGGACTCAGATGAAAAGCCTGTCAAAAAAGGATTTATCGGCAGACTGCTGTCAGGGAAAAAAAAGCTGATCATTATTCTCTTGTTGTTTCTCCTTTTCTTGGGTGGAATGGGTGCCGGTGTGTTCTTTTTCCTGTTCAGCGGCAAGGAAGAAGAGGTCCTGGAACAACCAGTTGCGGAAGATGTCGTAACCCAAGAAAGCATTCAGGCGGCTCTTGAAAACCAGAACAACGCGATATTTGAGGATATTGTGCAACTTGAGCCCTTTGAACGGATTTTTTTAAAACAAAATTCAAACATGCAGTACATATCCCTTGGTATTGCCCTTGAAATGATGGAACCCGGGCTTCGAAGACAAGTGTATACCATGGAGCCCAGGATAAGAAAAATAGTTGAAAGCCAGGTGCGGCAGATGAGATGGATGGAGTTGCGAAGTCCCCAAGGCAAACTTAAACTGAAATTTGCGCTTCTCAACCGAATTAATCAAATTTTTCCCAAAGTTGCCATAAGGCATATTTATTTTACTAATTTTTTGATGCAGTGATGGTGCCATGAGTGAAATTCTATCCCAGGACGAAGTTGACAGTCTATTAGACGGGCTGGATTCCGGAGAAGTAGAAACCGAAACCGATATTTCGGAGATTGCTGAGGAGCCGGTTGAAGAGGTCGTTGCCTATGATTTCACCAGCCAGGACAAAGTGGTCAGGGCAAGAATGCCCACCTTTGACGTGATTAATGAACGTCTGTCCAGGGAAGTTCGGGCCACACTGTCTTCACTGCTTCGGACCAATGTCGATGTATCTGCCAATCCCTTTGACACTTTGAAATTTTCTGAATTCGTCCGCAGTCTTCCTGTGCCCACAAGTCTTCATATGTTCAGAATGGAACCGTTAAGAGGCCATGGTCTGGTGGTGTTTGAAAGCCAGCTGGTTTATAACCTCATTGATACTTTTTTTGGCGGAGCAGCCTTGGGGAAAGCAAGGGTAGAGGGCCGTGAATTTACGCGCATTGAAGAGGTGATGATTAAAAAAGCAGTGCTGGCCGTCCTGAAAAACATTGAAGCATCCTGGGCTCCCATAGAACCGGTAAAGGCATCCCTAATCCGTTCGGAAATGAACCCGCAATTCACGGCCATTGTACTGCCCACAGACCTCGTCATCGTTACCCGGTTTGAAATCGAACTAGAGCAGGCCGCAGGCAATCTTGTGGTCTGCTATCCCTATTCCATGATCGAGCCCATGCGAAATAAACTGTCATCCGGTGTCCAGGCGGAAATTGAAGAGGTCGATTATAACTGGCGGCGGATGATTGAAGAGGTCATTCTCAACTCCGAGGTGGATGTAAAAATTCTTTTGGGCAAAACCGAAATCACCGGTGAACGGCTTTTGTATATGCAACCCGGTGATGTCATCCAACTGGATAACGACGCATCTGATCCTTTGTCCTGCTTTGTGGGAGGGCTTGTGAAACTGACAGGCTTTATTGGTGTCCAGCGGGGATTTCAGGCATTTAAGATCAACGATAAAATTATAACCGACTGTAAGGGGTAAACATGGTTGATGAAAACGGCACCATAAATGATGAAGGTCTGGAAGAAGACTCCAGACATGACGAGGAGCATGGCGCAAGGGAACTAGATTTTATCCTGGATATCCCTTTGGAACTTTCCGTGGAACTGGGCAAAACCAAAATGCTGGTCAATGATCTTTTACAGTTGGCCCAGGGGTCCATTATTGAATTGAACAAACTGGCCGGAGAACCCTTGGAGGTTTATATCAACCGCAAGCTCATTGCCCGGGGAGAAGTTGTGGTGGTCAATGAAAAATTCGGAGTTCGTCTCACCGACGTGATCACGCCCATTGACCGCGTCAAATCCCTGGCTGCGGAAGATCAATGAATACGGATACGGATATGTGGATGGAATTTGCCAAAAGTTTCGGCATGCTGTTTGCCGTTCTGGCTTTTTTTCTGATGGCCCTTTATATTATTCGCAGGTTCTCGGGCCGCTTCGGGACCAAAGGTTCGGTGGAGTTAATAAAGGTGTTATCCGTCCATCATTTATCCCCCAAAGAAAAACTGATACTCGTATCTGTTCAGGATGAATCGGTTCTCATCGGGGTTTCGCCGGCCGGCATATCGCCTCTGGCCCGTTTTGACGAGGTTCCAAAAACATCGTTAGAAGCTAATGAAACGGCGGTCACAGGATTTCAGACCCTGCTCAAAAAGAATCTCGTTAAAGGCAACCGCTTACACAAAATGCCGGCGGAAAATGATTCTGCCAAGTCCTGTGCCGATTCCGGTAAAGGAGAGGTGTTATGATCAGATATGCACGGCTGACCGGATGGGCCGGGTTGCTTGTACTTGCAGCCATGATGATTGTTGCCTTTGCTGATACGGCAGGTGCCGTCACCTTCCCCATACCATCCCTTGAACTCAATGTCAGCACAGCCCAGGAGCCCGA comes from uncultured Desulfobacter sp. and encodes:
- a CDS encoding IS1634 family transposase, which produces MDTKLKQVDVLPLVKYYIKELGLHDLFDKYVPNNRNFEIKPAQVLCMMIMNILVSAKPLYKVDEWLLDYLDGKAEHIDNAAKYNDDRLARCLDELFYADRNSLMAEASVAAIIVHELVMKRIHNDSTTVSFAGAYIRQNPDAIQIKFGHNKDHRPDYKQIVFGLNITEDGHVPISYQVFNGNQADVNTHIPNWENLREFLATEDFVYTADSKLCSEENLWYIEKNDGQFITIMPRNRKEASSFRERLQKGETIDWQPAYATEHSRKKGHLITYQTYDEERSWEGYRIVWIHSSSKENQDRNTRERQISKAEENLEQLLPKLNEYYLKSKEQIEKAISEARKGVADFVDVEILENKTTQKVKVGPGRPGPNSKYEDKELITYHIQWCRNETTIEQASKTDGIFPLITNTTLPAADVLKTYKKQPFLEKRFYTKKSVLEVAPVFLEKNRRIEAMMFLYFISLMIVSLIERNIRRQMVEEHIEELPILPARMKTKKPTWNNIRYFFRNVHLALIIDGDRVLQSTVKGVTELHYRLLKLLKVPPSAYDNLQDGWWNFEFQ
- a CDS encoding TrpB-like pyridoxal phosphate-dependent enzyme: MTTKGRETSSTPAKIFYKNESVSPAGSHKPNTAVAQAWYNKEFGIKRLTTETGAGQWGSALSYSCALLGMECKVFMVRISFDQKPFRKVLMQTWGGECIASPSNETQVGRDILAEMPDTPGSLGIAISEAIEAAVSDETGKTRYALGSVLNHVMLHQTIIGLEAKKQLDKFGIKKVDTVIGCAGGGSNFAGLAFPFVLDKINGADIEIIPVEPASCPTLTATPFSYDFGDVAQMTPMLPMHSLGHKFIPAPIHAGGLRYHGMAPLVSHAVEAGLMSPMAIKQLECYEAGLMFARTEGLVVAPETCHAVACAIRSAKEAKEEGKEKTIIFNLSGHGLMDLAGYEKFMAGELQDIVMSAQDVKESVGISIAGNPVPKI
- a CDS encoding flagellar hook-length control protein FliK; translated protein: MLSNVSNINAFLTGSSSDTLMGVTSNSAVSTYDGFAVSAFQGQLDKTMQQAPGMEGTNEVHTVLKNAGEQNTEMSTVEKSHFVVRTTRQKVSNIEDTLENGGGTEFLTELKSLLLSLSNCDLDNLSMDEDGLEALGDLLVQAGFDQASVEELMSNLTPTLEEGDGPISVSDFMDELFELPLAEDEDITQAEALMPTSDLPYIKSLLSMMGVDEQEITSIMDEASEGTRGFDFDAFIEQLEQLSGAAGESGLTYQTDGKDDAYTTLLKQLDLDSFIEEPGETLTLTTLIDAFAQKLDSIKDNLPDQTEQSVSAMFTTDSFDALATQSGRHGLLNQLFSGLNIQEHSEDTINSTIALSATSHAMVKEIEDRLQVQFMDQINRGDVSTKTADDALTIGNTVSADLQTGKADSDGAFKIAGGFSDTKESTSQISIKATQADAAALDKVASTTNFQSGDTTSKISETQTLVFGMEKSATTATMETSNVQRSQQAFSTLPDFVTRQVGKSIVRSINTGDDTIRMQLKPAELGRVYMSIEHNGSAMKVSIITEHQSAKDMLAANVNDIKTMLSSSGISLESFEVDMSSDFQQSMADARAQDQSKQSAGKKQAKRGSGDDAQEDTADNLSIQGAVINDSGALHFVA
- a CDS encoding flagellar basal body-associated FliL family protein — protein: MAEDLLEDIEGNELTESIDHGGGDSDEKPVKKGFIGRLLSGKKKLIIILLLFLLFLGGMGAGVFFFLFSGKEEEVLEQPVAEDVVTQESIQAALENQNNAIFEDIVQLEPFERIFLKQNSNMQYISLGIALEMMEPGLRRQVYTMEPRIRKIVESQVRQMRWMELRSPQGKLKLKFALLNRINQIFPKVAIRHIYFTNFLMQ
- the fliM gene encoding flagellar motor switch protein FliM; this translates as MSEILSQDEVDSLLDGLDSGEVETETDISEIAEEPVEEVVAYDFTSQDKVVRARMPTFDVINERLSREVRATLSSLLRTNVDVSANPFDTLKFSEFVRSLPVPTSLHMFRMEPLRGHGLVVFESQLVYNLIDTFFGGAALGKARVEGREFTRIEEVMIKKAVLAVLKNIEASWAPIEPVKASLIRSEMNPQFTAIVLPTDLVIVTRFEIELEQAAGNLVVCYPYSMIEPMRNKLSSGVQAEIEEVDYNWRRMIEEVILNSEVDVKILLGKTEITGERLLYMQPGDVIQLDNDASDPLSCFVGGLVKLTGFIGVQRGFQAFKINDKIITDCKG
- the fliN gene encoding flagellar motor switch protein FliN, producing MVDENGTINDEGLEEDSRHDEEHGARELDFILDIPLELSVELGKTKMLVNDLLQLAQGSIIELNKLAGEPLEVYINRKLIARGEVVVVNEKFGVRLTDVITPIDRVKSLAAEDQ
- a CDS encoding flagellar biosynthetic protein FliO; protein product: MNTDTDMWMEFAKSFGMLFAVLAFFLMALYIIRRFSGRFGTKGSVELIKVLSVHHLSPKEKLILVSVQDESVLIGVSPAGISPLARFDEVPKTSLEANETAVTGFQTLLKKNLVKGNRLHKMPAENDSAKSCADSGKGEVL